One window of the Ideonella sp. WA131b genome contains the following:
- a CDS encoding membrane dipeptidase yields MDTAHIAKRGDVHPAACTLSPRAVSRAQSLDHCEQTVSPTRPTMKTALDIILESRVWDNQGCMPLRPHDTRFLPQLARCRAAGLDHISLNVGFGDDGIEQHLRMIASFRHGLAERATYYTMVRTVDDIESARNSGKLAVSFDIEGANAVADQISLVQLYCDLGVRWMLLAYNSNSADAGGCQDDDCGLTDFGRRLIDEMTRVGMVVCRSHLGSLSAQEVLDYAPGPVIFSHSIPSAVRPHPRNVSDALMRACSAKGGVVGINGVGPFLGDNDTRSETFVRHVDYAVQLIGPQHVALGLGHVVDQAEVDAGMAAMKGLFPPELAYDKGMNFVQPEQLEAIVDGLLRLVYAEGDLRSILNGNLTRIARQVWKEPA; encoded by the coding sequence TTGGACACCGCCCACATCGCCAAGCGTGGCGATGTGCATCCGGCAGCATGCACACTTTCTCCACGGGCTGTGTCGCGCGCGCAATCCCTGGATCACTGTGAACAGACAGTCAGCCCCACCAGACCCACGATGAAGACCGCTCTTGACATCATCCTGGAAAGCCGGGTGTGGGACAACCAGGGCTGCATGCCTTTGCGGCCGCATGACACCCGCTTCTTGCCACAGCTGGCGCGCTGCCGTGCGGCGGGGTTAGACCACATCTCGCTGAACGTCGGCTTTGGCGACGACGGTATCGAGCAGCACCTGCGCATGATCGCCAGCTTCCGGCACGGGTTGGCCGAGCGTGCCACTTACTACACCATGGTGCGCACGGTGGATGACATCGAATCGGCTCGGAACAGCGGCAAGCTGGCAGTGAGCTTCGACATCGAGGGTGCCAACGCCGTTGCTGATCAGATCAGTCTGGTTCAGCTTTACTGCGACCTTGGCGTGCGCTGGATGCTGCTGGCCTACAACAGCAACAGCGCCGATGCTGGGGGCTGCCAAGACGACGACTGTGGCCTCACGGACTTTGGCCGCCGGCTGATCGACGAGATGACGCGCGTGGGCATGGTGGTGTGCCGCAGTCATCTGGGCAGCCTCAGCGCGCAGGAGGTGCTTGACTACGCACCAGGGCCGGTGATCTTTTCGCACTCCATCCCCAGCGCTGTGCGGCCGCACCCGCGCAATGTCTCGGACGCCCTGATGCGTGCCTGTTCGGCCAAGGGCGGTGTGGTGGGAATCAATGGCGTGGGCCCGTTTTTGGGTGACAACGACACCCGCAGCGAGACCTTTGTGCGCCACGTCGACTACGCCGTGCAGCTGATCGGGCCACAGCATGTGGCGCTGGGCCTGGGCCATGTCGTCGACCAGGCCGAGGTGGACGCCGGCATGGCAGCCATGAAAGGCCTGTTTCCGCCTGAACTGGCTTATGACAAGGGCATGAACTTCGTTCAGCCCGAACAGTTGGAGGCCATCGTCGATGGTTTGCTTCGACTGGTTTACGCCGAAGGCGACCTGCGGTCCATCCTGAATGGCAACTTGACGCGCATTGCTCGGCAGGTCTGGAAAGAGCCGGCATGA
- a CDS encoding N-carbamoyl-D-amino-acid hydrolase has protein sequence MGRVITIAAAQLGPVSRDTSRGAVVDRMIVLMDQAARVRATLVVFPELALTTFFPRWAIEDDSVLDGFFESSMPGRDTQPLFAAARRLQLGLCFGYAELAGQAGRLRRFNSSALVGPDGGLIGHYRKVHLPGDREPQPGFEHQHLEKRYFETGGLGFPVWRGFGGIVGMLICNDRRWPEAWRVLGLQGVELVLVGYNTPLQNPEAPQHDPLVRFHHRLVMQAGAYQNATWAVAVAKGGVEEGQAMLADTFIVAPSGEIVAHSHTQGDELVVAECDLDRAHSYKTTIFDFAAHRKPQAYSQITEYTGAVPPP, from the coding sequence ATGGGCCGCGTCATCACGATCGCGGCTGCTCAACTCGGTCCGGTGTCGCGCGACACGTCGCGTGGCGCGGTTGTCGACCGCATGATCGTGCTCATGGACCAGGCGGCACGCGTTCGTGCGACGCTGGTCGTGTTTCCCGAACTGGCGTTGACCACGTTCTTCCCGCGCTGGGCGATCGAAGACGATTCAGTGCTCGATGGCTTCTTTGAATCCTCGATGCCAGGCCGAGACACCCAGCCACTGTTCGCCGCGGCGCGACGGCTCCAGCTGGGCCTGTGCTTCGGCTACGCTGAACTCGCCGGGCAGGCCGGCAGACTTCGGCGATTCAACAGTTCGGCGCTGGTTGGGCCTGATGGCGGCCTGATCGGGCACTACCGCAAGGTGCACCTGCCCGGCGACCGCGAGCCGCAACCAGGCTTTGAGCACCAGCACCTCGAGAAGCGCTACTTTGAGACCGGGGGTCTGGGGTTTCCGGTCTGGCGTGGTTTCGGTGGCATCGTCGGCATGCTGATCTGCAACGACCGTCGCTGGCCCGAAGCTTGGCGGGTGCTGGGCCTGCAGGGTGTCGAGCTCGTGCTCGTGGGCTACAACACGCCGCTTCAGAACCCCGAGGCGCCGCAGCACGACCCACTGGTGCGCTTTCACCATCGGCTGGTGATGCAGGCGGGCGCCTACCAGAACGCCACCTGGGCGGTGGCCGTCGCCAAGGGCGGCGTCGAAGAAGGTCAAGCCATGCTTGCAGACACGTTCATCGTCGCACCTTCGGGTGAGATCGTGGCGCACTCACACACGCAAGGTGACGAGTTGGTTGTGGCCGAGTGCGACCTGGATCGAGCGCATTCGTACAAGACCACGATCTTCGATTTCGCGGCCCATCGCAAGCCCCAGGCCTACAGCCAAATCACTGAATACACAGGTGCGGTGCCGCCGCCTTGA
- a CDS encoding sarcosine oxidase subunit beta family protein, which produces MPNPTPPRQRYSAWNLFAAARTGHQDWAPAWREAEPKPRYDVIIIGGGGHGLATAYYLAKNHGVTNVAVLEAGWIGGGNTGRNTTIVRSNYLYPESARLYDFSLRQYEQLAREINFNIMLSQRGIVTLAHSRHDLDAQSRWANAMLCNGIDADLLDARQVQDIEPRLNFGADARFPIVGGFIQRRGGSARHDAVAWGYARAASALGVDIVQNCAVTGFLKQGDTVVGVTTSRGGVRSEMRADKVAMAVAGHSSVLAGMAGFQLPVTSYALQAMVSEPIKPVLNTVTLSPSLGAYWSQSDKGEVVIGGALDHFPSYAQRGSFDVMQHVVAATVEMFPSLSRLRLLRQWAGIVDVVQDSSPILGATPVPGLFINCGWGTGGFKAIPVGGWTLAHVLATGRNHELAEPFQLQRFHTGRLIDEAAAAGIAH; this is translated from the coding sequence ATGCCCAACCCGACACCGCCGCGCCAGCGCTACTCTGCCTGGAACCTGTTCGCAGCTGCGCGCACAGGCCACCAAGACTGGGCGCCCGCCTGGCGCGAAGCCGAGCCCAAGCCGCGCTACGACGTCATCATCATTGGCGGCGGTGGCCACGGCTTGGCCACGGCCTACTACCTGGCGAAGAACCATGGCGTCACGAATGTCGCGGTGCTGGAAGCCGGCTGGATCGGCGGCGGCAACACCGGGCGCAACACCACCATCGTGCGCTCGAACTACCTGTACCCTGAAAGCGCGCGGCTGTACGACTTCTCGCTGCGCCAGTACGAGCAACTGGCGCGCGAGATCAACTTCAACATCATGCTCAGCCAGCGCGGCATCGTCACGCTGGCGCATTCGCGGCACGACCTGGATGCGCAGTCGCGCTGGGCCAACGCGATGCTGTGCAATGGCATTGATGCCGACTTGCTGGACGCCCGTCAGGTGCAGGACATCGAGCCCCGGCTGAACTTTGGCGCCGATGCGCGCTTCCCGATCGTGGGCGGCTTCATCCAGCGCCGAGGAGGGTCGGCGCGGCACGACGCCGTGGCCTGGGGTTACGCGCGCGCCGCTTCGGCGCTGGGCGTGGACATCGTGCAGAACTGTGCCGTCACGGGTTTTCTCAAGCAGGGCGACACGGTGGTCGGCGTCACCACGAGCCGCGGCGGTGTGCGAAGTGAGATGCGCGCCGACAAGGTGGCCATGGCCGTTGCCGGGCACTCGTCGGTGCTGGCCGGCATGGCCGGTTTTCAGCTTCCCGTGACCAGCTACGCGCTGCAGGCGATGGTGAGCGAGCCGATCAAGCCGGTGCTCAACACCGTGACCCTGTCGCCGTCGTTGGGAGCTTACTGGAGCCAGAGCGACAAGGGCGAAGTGGTCATCGGCGGCGCACTCGACCACTTCCCTTCGTATGCCCAGCGCGGCAGCTTCGACGTGATGCAACACGTGGTGGCGGCGACGGTTGAGATGTTCCCTTCGCTCAGCCGCCTGCGCCTGCTGCGCCAATGGGCCGGCATCGTGGACGTGGTGCAGGACAGCAGCCCCATCCTCGGCGCCACGCCGGTGCCAGGCCTGTTCATCAATTGCGGCTGGGGTACCGGCGGCTTCAAAGCCATCCCGGTGGGCGGCTGGACCTTGGCGCATGTGCTGGCCACCGGCCGCAACCACGAACTGGCAGAACCCTTCCAACTGCAGCGCTTCCACACCGGCCGGCTGATTGACGAAGCCGCTGCCGCCGGTATCGCGCACTGA
- a CDS encoding M20 family metallopeptidase: MTSAQPLNVDEILAGIRAWIEIESPTDNPEGMARMAARVQADYEAIGARVERIAGRDGFGDHVLATDDRHCPPEAAAGPGLLILSHIDTVHPIGTLAGPLPFRIEGDRAYGPGAEDMKGGTYLALVALRQIGRAGLKTHLPVRHLMVSDEEMGSDTSREHIEREARRAKYVLVTEPARSGGKIVTARKGCAQFKVTAHGVAAHAGVEHHLGRNAIHEIAHQVLALEAMTDYARELTVSVGLIKGGTRSNVVPDTATVDVDVRMPNPEIGEEIVRRIRDLKPHLEGVTLTVEGGINRPGYEKTPGIAALYEHAKGLAAEIGFELIDLKTGGGSDGNFTAAIAPTLDGLGVDGDGGHTLDERLYISSIIPRTRLLMRLMETLR; encoded by the coding sequence ATGACAAGCGCCCAGCCCTTGAATGTGGACGAAATACTGGCCGGCATCCGCGCCTGGATCGAAATCGAAAGCCCGACCGACAACCCCGAGGGCATGGCGCGCATGGCAGCCCGTGTGCAAGCCGACTATGAAGCCATTGGCGCGCGGGTCGAGCGCATTGCTGGCAGGGACGGGTTTGGCGACCACGTGCTGGCGACAGACGACAGGCACTGCCCACCCGAGGCTGCGGCCGGCCCGGGCCTGCTGATCCTGAGCCACATCGACACGGTGCATCCCATCGGCACACTGGCCGGGCCTTTGCCGTTCCGCATCGAGGGCGACCGTGCCTATGGCCCAGGCGCCGAGGACATGAAGGGCGGCACCTACCTGGCGCTGGTCGCCCTGCGCCAGATAGGCAGGGCCGGCCTGAAGACGCACCTGCCGGTGCGGCACCTGATGGTCAGCGACGAGGAGATGGGCAGCGACACTTCGCGCGAGCACATCGAACGCGAGGCGCGGCGTGCGAAGTACGTGCTGGTCACCGAGCCGGCACGCTCGGGCGGCAAGATCGTCACCGCACGCAAGGGCTGCGCCCAGTTCAAGGTCACAGCCCATGGCGTGGCGGCCCACGCTGGCGTCGAACACCACCTCGGTCGCAACGCCATCCACGAGATTGCGCACCAAGTGCTGGCGCTGGAAGCGATGACTGATTACGCGCGCGAGCTCACCGTCAGTGTGGGCCTGATCAAGGGCGGCACGCGTTCCAACGTGGTGCCCGACACCGCAACAGTGGACGTGGATGTGCGCATGCCCAACCCCGAGATCGGCGAGGAGATCGTGCGACGCATCCGAGACCTCAAACCGCATCTCGAAGGCGTCACGCTGACCGTAGAGGGCGGCATCAACCGGCCAGGCTACGAAAAGACACCCGGGATCGCAGCGCTGTACGAACATGCCAAAGGGCTGGCGGCCGAGATCGGCTTCGAGCTGATCGACCTGAAGACCGGCGGCGGCAGTGACGGCAACTTCACCGCCGCCATTGCGCCCACGCTCGACGGCCTGGGCGTGGATGGCGATGGCGGCCACACCCTGGACGAGCGGCTCTACATCAGCAGCATCATTCCGCGCACCCGGTTGTTGATGCGGTTGATGGAGACTCTGCGATAG